A window of Amycolatopsis australiensis contains these coding sequences:
- a CDS encoding hemolysin family protein, translated as MVQLLFAIALVLLAGVFAAADAAISTVSQARAEGLTRLGLPGARQLAAIVAERRRHINLLLLLRLGCELTATVLVTVAVGTWIHPLGLAVLVTAVVMVVVSYVLIGVGPRTLGRQHPYRIGRYVAGPVRVLGSVLGPLSRLLILIGNAITPGQGFREGPFTSEVELRELVDLAQERGVVEDSEREMIHSVFELGDTVAREVMVPRTEIVWIERTKTVRQALALALRTGFTRLPVIDESVDDIVGVVNIKDLMAGYMDPDGPSTLVGTLMNEASFVPDSKRLAELLKEMQRSHNHMAIAVDEYGGTAGLLTIEDVLEEIVGEITDESDADERPEVEELEDGAVRVSSRMGVDDLGELFGIDLEDHDVETVGGLLAERLGRVPLPGAEAEVAGLRLFAEGGKDRRGRMRITSVVVHPADADAVTDPADRTARRRTRLPHPDERDRSVEHA; from the coding sequence ATGGTCCAGCTGCTCTTCGCGATCGCGCTCGTGCTTCTCGCGGGCGTGTTCGCCGCGGCCGACGCCGCCATCAGCACCGTCTCGCAAGCCCGCGCCGAAGGCCTCACCCGGCTCGGGCTGCCCGGGGCCCGCCAGCTCGCCGCCATCGTCGCCGAACGCCGCCGGCACATCAACCTCCTGCTCCTGCTGCGCCTCGGCTGCGAGCTCACCGCCACCGTGCTCGTCACCGTCGCGGTCGGCACCTGGATCCACCCGCTCGGCCTCGCCGTGCTCGTCACCGCCGTCGTCATGGTCGTCGTCAGCTACGTCCTCATCGGCGTCGGCCCCCGCACCCTCGGCCGCCAGCACCCCTACCGCATCGGCCGCTACGTCGCCGGGCCCGTCCGCGTCCTCGGCTCGGTCCTCGGCCCGCTGTCCCGGCTGCTCATCCTCATCGGCAACGCCATCACCCCCGGCCAGGGCTTCCGCGAAGGCCCGTTCACCTCCGAGGTCGAGCTGCGCGAGCTGGTCGACCTCGCCCAGGAACGAGGCGTCGTCGAAGACTCCGAGCGCGAGATGATCCACTCGGTGTTCGAGCTCGGCGACACCGTCGCCCGCGAAGTCATGGTGCCGCGCACCGAGATCGTCTGGATCGAGCGCACCAAGACCGTCCGCCAGGCCCTCGCCCTCGCGCTGCGCACCGGCTTCACCCGCCTGCCGGTGATCGACGAGTCCGTCGACGACATCGTCGGCGTCGTCAACATCAAGGACCTCATGGCCGGGTACATGGACCCGGACGGCCCGAGCACCCTCGTCGGCACGCTGATGAACGAAGCGTCCTTCGTCCCCGACTCGAAACGCCTCGCCGAGCTGCTCAAGGAAATGCAGCGCTCGCACAACCACATGGCGATCGCCGTCGACGAGTACGGCGGCACCGCGGGCCTGCTCACCATCGAAGACGTCCTCGAGGAGATCGTCGGCGAAATCACCGACGAGTCCGACGCCGACGAACGCCCCGAAGTCGAGGAGCTCGAAGACGGCGCGGTCCGCGTCTCGTCCCGGATGGGCGTCGACGACCTGGGCGAACTGTTCGGCATCGACCTCGAAGACCACGACGTGGAGACCGTGGGCGGGCTGCTCGCGGAACGACTGGGTAGGGTCCCGCTGCCGGGGGCCGAAGCCGAGGTCGCCGGCCTTCGGCTGTTCGCCGAAGGGGGCAAGGACCGGCGCGGCCGCATGCGGATCACCTCCGTGGTCGTGCACCCGGCCGACGCCGACGCGGTGACCGACCCGGCCGACCGCACCGCGCGCCGCCGCACGCGCCTGCCCCACCCCGACGAACGCGACAGGAGCGTCGAACATGCCTGA
- a CDS encoding cytidine deaminase, with protein MPDLEAEDQKLVVLARSSRARTRAAEGAAVRDTDGRTYAAATVDQPSFKLTALQAAVAAAVSSGAESLEAAAVVSGESLLKEASVHAVRDIAKHAPIILAGPDGEVLKVLDR; from the coding sequence ATGCCTGACCTCGAGGCGGAGGACCAGAAGCTGGTCGTCCTCGCGCGGTCCTCGCGCGCCCGCACCCGAGCCGCCGAAGGCGCCGCGGTCCGCGACACCGACGGCCGCACCTACGCCGCGGCCACGGTCGACCAGCCGTCGTTCAAGCTGACCGCGCTGCAGGCCGCCGTCGCCGCCGCGGTCTCCAGCGGCGCCGAAAGCCTCGAGGCCGCCGCCGTCGTCAGCGGCGAAAGCCTGCTCAAGGAGGCGTCCGTGCACGCGGTCCGCGACATCGCGAAGCACGCCCCGATCATCCTCGCCGGCCCGGACGGCGAAGTCCTCAAGGTGCTCGACCGATGA
- the era gene encoding GTPase Era, producing MTEHRSGFACFVGRPNAGKSTLTNALVGTKVAITSSKPQTTRHAIRGIVHREDAQLVLIDTPGLHRPRTLLGERLNDIVHTTWSEVDVVGFCVPANEKIGPGDKFIAAELQKIAKRTPVIGIVTKTDLVKPDQVAEQLLALQQVMDFAELVPVSAVDGFQVDTLAKLLIERLPEGPQLYPGGELTDEPEQTLVAELIREAALEGVRDELPHSIAVTVEEMLPREGRDDLIDVHAFLYVERPSQKGIILGHKGERLREVGATARKHIERLLGSKVYLDLHIKVAKDWQRDPRQLRRLGF from the coding sequence ATGACCGAACACCGCTCCGGCTTCGCCTGCTTCGTCGGACGGCCCAACGCGGGCAAGTCGACGCTGACCAACGCCCTCGTCGGCACCAAGGTCGCGATCACCTCCAGCAAGCCCCAGACCACCCGCCACGCCATCCGCGGCATCGTCCACCGCGAGGACGCCCAGCTCGTCCTCATCGACACGCCGGGCCTGCACCGGCCGCGCACCCTGCTCGGCGAGCGGCTCAACGACATCGTGCACACCACATGGTCCGAAGTGGACGTCGTCGGGTTCTGCGTCCCGGCGAACGAAAAGATCGGGCCCGGCGACAAGTTCATCGCCGCCGAGCTGCAGAAGATCGCCAAGCGCACCCCCGTCATCGGCATCGTCACCAAGACCGACCTCGTCAAGCCGGACCAGGTCGCCGAGCAGCTGCTGGCCCTGCAGCAGGTGATGGACTTCGCCGAGCTCGTCCCGGTGTCCGCAGTGGACGGGTTCCAGGTGGACACGCTCGCGAAGCTGCTCATCGAGCGGCTGCCCGAAGGGCCGCAGCTCTACCCGGGCGGCGAGCTCACCGACGAGCCCGAGCAGACGCTGGTCGCCGAGCTGATCCGCGAAGCGGCGCTGGAAGGCGTCCGCGACGAGCTGCCGCACTCGATCGCCGTCACCGTCGAGGAGATGCTGCCCCGCGAAGGCCGCGACGACCTCATCGACGTGCACGCCTTCCTCTACGTCGAGCGGCCCAGCCAGAAGGGGATCATCCTCGGGCACAAGGGCGAACGGCTGCGGGAGGTCGGTGCCACCGCCCGCAAGCACATCGAACGGCTGCTCGGCTCGAAGGTCTACCTCGACCTGCACATCAAGGTGGCCAAGGACTGGCAGCGCGACCCGCGCCAGCTGCGCCGGCTCGGCTTCTGA
- a CDS encoding CD225/dispanin family protein, producing the protein MTDSQGMPNYPGDQPGGQQNYPGGQPGGQQNYPGGQPGGYQPGPPPSNNLVWAILTTIFCCLPFGVVSIVQAAKVNGLWAQGQTAAAEEAANSAKKWAIISAIVGVAWLVLWIILMVAGVFTFGTGRTSY; encoded by the coding sequence ATGACCGACAGCCAGGGCATGCCCAACTACCCCGGCGACCAGCCCGGCGGGCAGCAGAACTACCCCGGCGGCCAGCCGGGCGGGCAGCAGAACTACCCCGGCGGCCAGCCGGGCGGGTACCAGCCGGGCCCGCCCCCGAGCAACAACCTGGTGTGGGCCATCCTCACCACCATCTTCTGCTGCCTCCCGTTCGGCGTCGTGTCGATCGTGCAGGCCGCGAAGGTGAACGGCCTGTGGGCGCAGGGCCAGACGGCCGCGGCGGAGGAAGCCGCGAACTCGGCCAAGAAGTGGGCGATCATCTCGGCGATCGTCGGCGTCGCGTGGCTCGTGCTGTGGATCATCCTCATGGTGGCGGGTGTGTTCACGTTCGGCACGGGCCGGACGTCATACTGA
- a CDS encoding CD225/dispanin family protein encodes MTDQYPPPYPPPGGPPPGYGYGYPPPNYGPPPDNNMVWAILSTVLCCLPLGVVSIVKSSQVSSLWFQGFHAEAQKAADDARKWAMWSAITTGALLLLYIIFIVVMVVVVGANAGRFTP; translated from the coding sequence GTGACCGACCAGTACCCGCCGCCGTACCCGCCCCCGGGCGGGCCGCCACCCGGCTACGGCTACGGCTACCCGCCGCCGAACTACGGACCGCCGCCGGACAACAACATGGTCTGGGCGATCCTGAGCACGGTGCTGTGCTGCCTGCCACTGGGCGTCGTCTCCATCGTGAAGTCCAGCCAGGTCAGCTCGCTGTGGTTCCAGGGCTTCCACGCCGAGGCGCAGAAGGCCGCCGACGACGCCCGCAAGTGGGCGATGTGGTCGGCCATCACGACCGGGGCCCTCCTGCTGCTCTACATCATCTTCATCGTGGTGATGGTCGTGGTCGTCGGCGCCAACGCCGGCCGGTTCACGCCGTGA
- a CDS encoding DUF2752 domain-containing protein, with protein sequence MTATTVYTGVPARGARAKLRALGPPAAVVAGLGVCCAVVWIGDPTTPGGFLPVCPTKALFGIDCPGCGGMRMAYSLMHGDIPAALHYNAVSFVVVLLFGWSTAAWTLGRLRGRAMNSWLHWRWTPLVFAVVFVVWFVIRNLPFAPFTGLRV encoded by the coding sequence GTGACGGCCACGACCGTCTACACGGGAGTCCCGGCCCGCGGCGCGCGCGCCAAGCTGCGCGCGCTCGGGCCGCCCGCGGCGGTCGTCGCCGGCCTCGGCGTGTGCTGCGCGGTCGTCTGGATCGGCGACCCGACCACTCCCGGCGGCTTCCTGCCGGTCTGCCCGACCAAGGCCCTGTTCGGCATCGACTGCCCGGGCTGCGGCGGCATGCGGATGGCCTACAGCCTGATGCACGGCGACATCCCGGCCGCCCTGCACTACAACGCCGTGTCGTTCGTCGTGGTGCTGCTGTTCGGCTGGAGCACGGCCGCGTGGACGCTGGGACGGCTGCGCGGCCGCGCGATGAACAGCTGGCTGCACTGGCGGTGGACGCCACTGGTGTTCGCCGTCGTGTTCGTCGTCTGGTTCGTCATCCGCAACCTGCCGTTCGCCCCGTTCACCGGTTTGCGCGTCTGA
- a CDS encoding RDD family protein, producing the protein MTDPYGQQSFGQPPGGRQPFGQPQPGQAPPPYGQPAPFGQPAPYGQPGTPFGAPQNYANWGQRAGALIIDQAPVLVVYLLAVVLMFTGARSIGIILYGLGGLAGLGWNIYNRWIQQGNTGQSLGKRVLGIKLVAEQTGQPVGVGTAVLRDICHIVDSLPCYVGYLWPLWDDKSQTFADKIVNSVVVQGEASPAQAPYAQPGAQPFAGGYPPPGQQPGQFGQPSSGGFGQPTSGGFPQQPSSGGFAQPSSGGFPQQQPGGFGQPQGQPLAPPPGGGSAFDEGERTQMLRPDTPAGGSAFDEQAERTQMLRPGQQGEGDATQKIQPGQFGQPPQDQPPHH; encoded by the coding sequence ATGACTGATCCCTACGGTCAGCAGTCCTTCGGGCAGCCGCCCGGTGGCCGGCAGCCGTTCGGACAACCGCAGCCGGGCCAGGCACCGCCGCCGTACGGCCAGCCCGCGCCCTTCGGGCAGCCGGCGCCGTACGGTCAGCCGGGCACCCCGTTCGGCGCGCCGCAGAACTACGCGAACTGGGGCCAGCGCGCGGGCGCGCTGATCATCGACCAGGCCCCGGTGCTCGTCGTCTACCTCCTCGCCGTGGTGCTGATGTTCACCGGCGCCCGCAGCATCGGCATCATCCTGTACGGGCTCGGCGGCCTCGCCGGCCTCGGCTGGAACATCTACAACCGGTGGATCCAGCAGGGCAACACCGGCCAGTCCCTCGGCAAGCGCGTCCTCGGCATCAAGCTCGTCGCCGAGCAGACCGGGCAGCCGGTCGGCGTCGGCACGGCGGTCCTGCGCGACATCTGCCACATCGTCGACAGCCTGCCCTGCTACGTCGGCTACCTGTGGCCGCTCTGGGACGACAAGAGCCAGACCTTCGCCGACAAGATCGTCAACTCCGTCGTGGTCCAGGGCGAGGCTTCGCCGGCGCAGGCGCCCTACGCTCAGCCCGGCGCGCAGCCGTTCGCCGGCGGCTACCCGCCGCCGGGGCAGCAGCCCGGCCAGTTCGGCCAGCCGTCCTCCGGCGGCTTCGGCCAGCCCACGTCCGGTGGCTTCCCGCAGCAGCCGTCCTCCGGTGGGTTCGCCCAGCCGTCTTCCGGTGGCTTCCCGCAGCAGCAGCCGGGCGGTTTCGGCCAGCCGCAGGGCCAGCCGCTCGCCCCGCCGCCGGGCGGCGGATCCGCCTTCGACGAAGGCGAGCGCACCCAGATGCTCCGCCCGGACACGCCCGCCGGCGGGTCCGCGTTCGACGAGCAGGCCGAGCGCACCCAGATGCTGCGCCCCGGCCAGCAGGGCGAGGGCGACGCGACCCAGAAGATCCAGCCGGGTCAGTTCGGGCAGCCGCCGCAGGACCAGCCGCCACACCACTGA
- a CDS encoding CD225/dispanin family protein: MTNPYGQQPQQPYGQQPQPGYGPPSGGMPAPYGQPAPYGQPATGGFGAPGYGMPGGGDINAIKDYKGWAIGCIFLCWILAIFAIMKSNEVQTYKMQGNYMMAEQASRTTKTLCLIASIIGGLGCLFAIIWIIIGVTAATTYHCTGYYC, from the coding sequence ATGACCAATCCCTACGGCCAGCAGCCACAGCAGCCCTACGGCCAGCAGCCGCAGCCGGGCTACGGGCCGCCGTCCGGCGGCATGCCGGCGCCCTACGGCCAGCCCGCGCCGTACGGCCAGCCGGCCACGGGCGGCTTCGGCGCCCCCGGCTACGGCATGCCCGGCGGTGGCGACATCAACGCCATCAAGGACTACAAGGGCTGGGCGATCGGCTGCATCTTCCTCTGCTGGATCCTCGCGATCTTCGCGATCATGAAGTCCAACGAGGTCCAGACGTACAAGATGCAGGGCAACTACATGATGGCCGAGCAGGCGTCGCGCACGACCAAGACGCTCTGCCTGATCGCGTCGATCATCGGCGGCCTCGGCTGCTTGTTCGCGATCATCTGGATCATCATCGGCGTCACCGCCGCCACCACCTACCACTGCACGGGCTACTACTGCTGA
- the recO gene encoding DNA repair protein RecO has product MVNLYRDTGVVLRTHKLGEADRIVTLLTRRHGKVRAVAKGVRRTSSRFGARLEPFGHVDVQFYTGRTLDVITQVETVDAFQLPLVADYQAYTAASAIAETADRLSAEEGEPVLKLYLLVVGALRALAAGERDASLVLDAFFLRAMSYAGWAPALTECARCGLPGPHTAFSVAAGGSMCQDCRVPGCVHPAPEVLDLLTALLHGEWPVAEATLPGTRRDASGLVAAHLQWHLERQLRSLPLVERRARETAVTSGASPRAGGSATRTPEGQGVSGQ; this is encoded by the coding sequence GTGGTGAACCTCTACCGCGACACCGGAGTGGTGCTGCGCACGCACAAGCTGGGTGAGGCCGACCGGATCGTCACCCTGCTCACGCGGCGGCACGGCAAGGTCCGTGCCGTGGCGAAGGGCGTGCGGCGCACGTCGTCGCGCTTCGGGGCCCGGCTGGAGCCGTTCGGCCACGTCGACGTGCAGTTCTACACCGGGCGCACGCTCGACGTCATCACCCAGGTCGAGACCGTCGACGCGTTCCAGCTCCCGCTGGTCGCCGACTACCAGGCCTACACCGCGGCCAGCGCCATCGCGGAGACCGCGGACCGGCTCTCGGCCGAAGAGGGCGAGCCGGTGCTCAAGCTCTACCTCCTCGTCGTCGGGGCGCTGCGGGCGCTCGCCGCCGGTGAGCGGGACGCCTCCCTGGTGCTCGACGCGTTCTTCCTCCGCGCGATGTCCTACGCCGGCTGGGCGCCCGCGCTCACCGAATGCGCCCGCTGCGGCCTGCCGGGCCCGCACACGGCGTTCAGCGTCGCCGCCGGCGGCTCGATGTGCCAGGACTGCCGGGTGCCCGGCTGCGTGCACCCCGCGCCCGAGGTCCTCGACCTGCTCACCGCGCTCCTGCACGGCGAATGGCCGGTGGCCGAGGCCACCCTGCCCGGCACCCGCCGCGACGCGAGCGGCCTGGTCGCGGCGCATCTGCAGTGGCACCTCGAGCGGCAGCTGAGGTCGCTTCCGCTGGTCGAGCGACGCGCCCGGGAGACCGCAGTGACATCCGGGGCTTCGCCCCGGGCCGGGGGCTCCGCCACCCGCACCCCCGAAGGACAGGGGGTGTCCGGGCAGTAG
- a CDS encoding isoprenyl transferase, with amino-acid sequence MLRRGRENRASRFELRAPDPHPSGAKPPEIPRELLPKHVALVMDGNGRWANQRGLPRIEGHKRGEAVMIDVASGAVELGIKWLSVYAFSTENWKRSPEEVRFLMGFNRDTIRRQVDYLGSIGVRIRWAGRRPKLWASVIKELQAAEEKTKHNTALNMTMCVNYGGRAELADAMRRIGQDVADGKLDPGKISEKTIGKYLYQPDMPDVDLFLRPSGEQRTSNFLLWQSAYAEMVYQDTLFPDFDRTHLWRACLEFAKRDRRFGGAVDQAASS; translated from the coding sequence GTGCTGCGCAGGGGACGCGAGAACAGGGCGTCGCGATTCGAGCTGCGGGCCCCGGATCCGCACCCGTCCGGCGCCAAGCCGCCGGAGATCCCGCGCGAGCTGCTCCCGAAGCACGTCGCGCTGGTCATGGACGGCAACGGCCGCTGGGCCAACCAGCGCGGCCTGCCGCGGATCGAGGGGCACAAACGCGGCGAAGCCGTGATGATCGACGTCGCCAGCGGGGCCGTCGAGCTCGGCATCAAGTGGCTGTCGGTGTACGCGTTCTCGACGGAGAACTGGAAGCGCAGCCCCGAAGAAGTGCGGTTCCTGATGGGCTTCAACCGCGACACCATCCGCCGCCAGGTCGACTACCTCGGCTCGATCGGCGTCCGGATCCGCTGGGCGGGGCGGCGGCCGAAACTGTGGGCGTCGGTGATCAAGGAACTGCAGGCGGCCGAAGAGAAGACCAAGCACAACACGGCGCTGAACATGACGATGTGCGTCAACTACGGCGGCCGCGCGGAGCTGGCCGACGCGATGCGGCGGATCGGGCAGGACGTCGCCGACGGGAAGCTGGACCCCGGCAAGATCAGCGAGAAGACCATCGGCAAGTACCTGTACCAACCGGACATGCCGGACGTGGATCTGTTCCTGCGGCCCTCGGGCGAGCAGCGGACGTCGAACTTCCTGCTGTGGCAGTCGGCCTACGCCGAGATGGTGTACCAGGACACGCTGTTCCCGGACTTCGACCGGACGCACCTGTGGCGCGCCTGCCTGGAGTTCGCGAAGCGCGATCGCCGCTTCGGCGGCGCCGTCGACCAGGCGGCTTCTTCGTGA
- a CDS encoding YbjN domain-containing protein, with translation MSATEAAETAELLTQAKDALERYLEVHVDDDGALTFSHGDVPCVIQATRLGEGLTVLTLTCVVGWDLPDRPELSIAVAERAGQGLFGTLGVGHSDNGVDVTLRYAFPAAGLDAAALGTLLMLVVSTASQLRTDLPGIVPGA, from the coding sequence GTGAGCGCCACCGAAGCGGCCGAGACCGCAGAGCTGCTGACGCAGGCGAAGGACGCCCTGGAGCGGTACCTCGAGGTGCACGTCGACGACGACGGCGCGCTGACGTTCTCCCACGGTGACGTCCCGTGCGTGATCCAGGCGACCCGGCTCGGCGAGGGCCTCACGGTGCTGACGCTGACCTGCGTGGTCGGCTGGGACCTGCCGGACCGGCCCGAGCTGTCGATCGCCGTGGCCGAGCGGGCGGGCCAGGGCCTGTTCGGGACGCTGGGGGTCGGGCACTCGGACAACGGCGTCGACGTGACCCTGCGGTACGCGTTCCCGGCGGCGGGGCTGGACGCCGCCGCGCTCGGGACGTTGCTGATGCTGGTCGTGTCGACGGCTTCCCAGCTGCGGACCGATTTGCCGGGAATCGTGCCGGGCGCGTAA
- a CDS encoding permease: MAVVNIVSDTARRTRRFRISSVEVLCAILLVAILGQGWLQQAFDVPALRTGSTVFVAVCVQALPFLVLGVLISGAIAAFVPARALEKVLPRRAGAAVGVAGLAGVALPGCECASVPVARRLMGQGVAPAAALTFLLAAPAVNPVVLVATAVAFPGKPEMVLARFAGSLATAMVMGWLWARWGKLEWITARALRRLPDVAGGQRWRVFAETARTDLVEAGGFLVLGALVSSALNVLVPARWFGVLGGQLVLGVVVMAVLAVVLALCSEADAFVAASLTALPLLPKLVFLVVGPAVDVKLFALQAGTFGRSFAVRFAPVTFVVAALCAVAAGLAVGLA; encoded by the coding sequence ATCGCCGTCGTGAACATCGTTTCCGACACCGCCCGGCGCACCCGCCGGTTCCGGATCAGCTCGGTCGAGGTGCTGTGCGCGATCCTGCTGGTCGCGATCCTCGGCCAGGGCTGGCTGCAGCAGGCGTTCGACGTGCCCGCGCTGCGCACCGGCTCGACCGTGTTCGTCGCCGTGTGCGTGCAGGCACTGCCGTTCCTCGTGCTGGGCGTGCTGATCAGCGGCGCCATCGCCGCGTTCGTGCCCGCCCGCGCACTGGAGAAGGTGCTGCCACGCCGCGCCGGGGCGGCGGTCGGCGTCGCGGGGCTGGCAGGCGTCGCGTTGCCGGGTTGCGAGTGCGCGTCGGTGCCGGTGGCGCGCCGGCTGATGGGCCAGGGCGTGGCGCCCGCGGCGGCGCTGACGTTCCTGCTCGCCGCGCCGGCGGTCAACCCGGTGGTGCTGGTGGCGACGGCGGTGGCGTTCCCCGGCAAGCCGGAGATGGTGCTGGCCCGGTTCGCCGGCTCGCTGGCGACGGCGATGGTGATGGGCTGGCTGTGGGCCCGGTGGGGCAAGCTCGAGTGGATCACCGCCCGCGCGCTGCGCCGCCTGCCGGACGTGGCGGGCGGGCAGCGGTGGCGCGTGTTCGCCGAGACGGCTCGCACGGACCTGGTCGAGGCCGGCGGCTTCCTGGTGCTGGGGGCGCTGGTGTCGTCGGCGCTGAACGTGCTGGTGCCGGCTCGCTGGTTCGGGGTTCTCGGCGGCCAGCTGGTGCTGGGTGTGGTGGTGATGGCGGTGCTGGCGGTGGTGCTGGCGCTGTGCAGCGAGGCGGATGCGTTCGTGGCGGCGTCGCTGACGGCGTTGCCGCTGCTGCCGAAACTGGTGTTCCTGGTGGTGGGGCCGGCGGTGGACGTGAAGCTGTTCGCGTTGCAGGCGGGCACGTTCGGCCGGTCGTTCGCGGTCCGGTTCGCGCCGGTGACGTTCGTGGTGGCGGCGCTCTGCGCGGTGGCGGCCGGCCTGGCGGTGGGGCTGGCATGA
- a CDS encoding TIGR03943 family putative permease subunit, with protein sequence MRRETQNILLILLGGALVKIAVNGDYLRYVKPAQQPWIIAGGAVMVLLGAVAIVRDLLAARAKAVAGAEPEHAEHSHSARPAWLLLVPVLAVFLVAPPALGADSVIRTEARVPASAAAANAAAFPPLPAGNVVPLPLNEFVSRAGWDKAGTLTGRTVSLTGFVVHTDGTTLLARLVISCCAADAFPVTVRLRGGEATHLASDAWIQVTGQVVPGTATQANSYTPDFTPVSVTAVPVPNDPYEY encoded by the coding sequence ATGAGGCGCGAGACGCAGAACATCCTGCTGATCCTGCTCGGCGGCGCGCTGGTCAAGATCGCGGTGAACGGCGACTACCTGAGGTACGTGAAGCCGGCCCAGCAGCCGTGGATCATCGCGGGCGGTGCGGTGATGGTGCTGCTCGGCGCGGTGGCGATCGTGCGTGACCTGCTGGCGGCGCGCGCGAAAGCCGTGGCGGGCGCCGAGCCGGAGCACGCGGAGCACTCGCACTCCGCCCGGCCGGCCTGGCTGCTGCTGGTGCCGGTGCTGGCGGTGTTCCTCGTGGCCCCACCGGCACTGGGCGCCGACTCGGTGATCCGCACGGAAGCAAGGGTCCCGGCCAGCGCGGCGGCGGCCAACGCGGCGGCGTTCCCGCCCTTGCCGGCGGGGAACGTGGTGCCGTTGCCGCTGAACGAGTTCGTCAGCCGAGCGGGCTGGGACAAGGCGGGCACCCTGACGGGCCGGACGGTCTCGCTGACGGGCTTCGTGGTGCACACAGACGGCACAACGCTGCTGGCCCGCCTGGTGATCAGCTGCTGCGCTGCGGACGCGTTCCCGGTAACGGTCCGCCTCCGCGGCGGCGAAGCAACCCATCTTGCGAGCGACGCCTGGATCCAGGTGACGGGCCAGGTGGTCCCAGGCACGGCGACGCAGGCGAACAGCTATACGCCGGACTTCACGCCGGTCTCGGTCACGGCGGTGCCGGTGCCGAACGACCCGTACGAGTACTGA
- a CDS encoding Fur family transcriptional regulator — MNPAAPRSQAPVPGRRSTRQRAAVVELLSTIDDFRSAQELHDELRKRGDGIGLTTVYRTLQSLSEAGEIDVLRTDSGEAIYRRCSAHHHHHLVCRLCGRTVEVEGPAVERWAEKIAAEHGFSEISHTVEITGTCGEH; from the coding sequence ATGAACCCGGCAGCACCGCGCAGCCAGGCCCCGGTGCCCGGGCGCCGATCAACCCGCCAGCGAGCGGCGGTCGTCGAGCTGCTGAGCACGATCGACGACTTCCGTTCGGCCCAGGAACTGCACGACGAGCTGCGCAAACGCGGCGACGGCATCGGCCTGACGACGGTGTACCGCACGCTGCAGTCGTTGTCCGAGGCGGGCGAGATCGACGTGCTGCGCACGGATTCGGGCGAGGCGATCTACCGCCGCTGCTCGGCGCACCACCACCATCATCTGGTGTGCCGCCTGTGCGGCCGGACGGTGGAGGTCGAGGGCCCGGCGGTGGAGCGCTGGGCGGAGAAGATCGCGGCGGAGCACGGCTTTTCGGAAATCTCGCACACGGTGGAGATCACCGGTACGTGCGGGGAGCACTGA
- a CDS encoding ArsR/SmtB family transcription factor has protein sequence MATVTGSGAQPELAECAPAAAAAPAHPPASVLTDAGDLLRALAAPVRIAIVLQLRAADRCVHELVDALDVAQPLISQHLRVLKTAGVVQGERRGREVVYRLADDHLAHIVVDAVAHVQEGKR, from the coding sequence ATGGCGACGGTCACCGGCAGTGGCGCCCAGCCGGAGCTCGCGGAGTGCGCCCCGGCGGCGGCAGCGGCACCGGCGCACCCGCCGGCATCGGTCCTGACCGACGCGGGTGACCTGCTGCGCGCGCTGGCCGCGCCGGTCCGGATCGCGATCGTGCTGCAGCTGCGCGCGGCCGACCGGTGCGTGCACGAGCTGGTGGATGCTCTCGACGTCGCGCAGCCGCTGATCAGCCAGCACCTGCGGGTGCTGAAGACGGCCGGCGTGGTCCAGGGCGAGCGACGCGGGCGGGAGGTCGTCTACCGGCTCGCCGACGACCACCTCGCGCACATCGTCGTGGACGCCGTCGCCCACGTGCAGGAAGGAAAGCGATGA